A genomic window from Silene latifolia isolate original U9 population chromosome 11, ASM4854445v1, whole genome shotgun sequence includes:
- the LOC141612968 gene encoding uncharacterized protein LOC141612968 — MERNRQMKSTWLAKQFLEVFKARPHWPAADIIETVRRAYKVLIKKNFAYMVKYFAHRMLHGSMKEHYSKIGSYIQALTDEEPNSVFTLTTIPGKVSVFQRLFVCFDALKKGWVEGCRRVLCVDSCFLKTFLGGQLIAATGRDANEQMYPVAWAVVEGENNDSYEWFFKELKKVLAEQDGDGWTIISDQHQSILTMVAQELPKAEHRHCARHIFANWHKSYKGDEMKMLFWNCAKSYNQADFDQALSDMREVDHKAAEAFLACNPSVFCRAFINTTTKTDVIVNNMAETFNAYIIDARAKHVIYMLEDIEMTMMQRLALKKDKAAAYDVFPSSTTRFQVKQGIDEVSVDLVGRTCTCRKWDLTGIPCSHAVSAIFNAHGQPEEYVDDMYKKDSYLRAYGGSIAPCPGQRHWPKVALTLNPPPIKVGPGRPRKKRIRDPHEDPKRSGKLTKHGLQMTCSVCKSKTHNKRTCPDKDKAIEPPAKRGRGRPRVNNVVTEGDASTSTPHHTATAHPTRTGRGGKTVRTGRGSSRGGSRGGGRGTSRGRGGRGRAPQGLGVLFDDNGNAYTNVPGNTRGPVSISGDQGPSTQPTQASINHP; from the exons ATGGAAAGAAATAGGCAGATGAAGTCAACTTGGTTAGCCAAACAATTCTTGGAGGTGTTCAAAGCAAGGCCTCATTGGCCTGCTGCTGATATTATTGAGACAGTAAGGAGGGCATACAAGGTCCTGATCAAGAAAAATTTTGCCTACATGGTGAAATATTTTGCTCATAGAATGCTTCATGGTTCTATGAAAGAGCACTATAGTAAGATTGGGAGTTACATCCAAGCTTTGACTGATGAAGAGCCAAACAGTGTATTCACCTTAACTACCATTCCTGGTAAAGTATCTGTATTTCAAAGgctgtttgtttgttttgatgcTCTGAAAAAAGGGTGGGTTGAAGGATGTAGGAGAGTCTTATGTGTTGACTCATGTTTTCTGAAAACATTTTTGGGAGGTCAATTGATTGCTGCAACTGGTAGAGATGCTAATGAGCAAATGTATCCAGTAGCATGGGCTGTGGTGGAAGGGGAAAACAATGACAGCTATGAGTGGTTTTTTAAGGAACTGAAGAAGGTCTTAGCAGAACAAGATGGTGATGGGTGGACTATCATATCAGATCAACATCAG AGTATCCTCACAATGGTTGCACAGGAACTCCCAAAGGCAGAGCATAGACATTGTGCCAGGCATATCTTTGCAAACTGGCACAAGTCTTATAAAGGTGATGAAATGAAGATGTTGTTCTGGAATTGTGCTAAATCATACAACCAAGCTGATTTTGATCAGGCTCTAAGTGACATGAGAGAAGTTGATCACAAGGCAGCTGAAGCCTTCTTAGCTTGTAATCCTTCAGTCTTCTGCAGAGCTTTTATCAATACCACCACCAAAACTGATGTAATTGTGAACAATATGGCAGAAACATTCAATGCGTATATCATAGATGCTAGAGCAAAGCATGTGATATACATGCTTGAAGACATCGAAATGACTATGATGCAAAGATTGGCTTTGAAAAAG GATAAAGCTGCTGCCTATGATGTCTTCCCTTCATCCACCACAAGGTTTCAAGTGAAACAAGGCATAGATGAGGTCTCAGTTGACTTGGTTGGAAGGACATGTACTTGCAGGAAATGGGACTTGACTGGGATCCCATGTAGTCACGCAGTGTCTGCTATCTTCAATGCTCATGGCCAACCTGAagaatatgtggatgacatgtaCAAGAAAGATTCCTATCTTAGAGCATATGGTGGTTCAATTGCCCCATGTCCTGGCCAAAGGCATTGGCCAAAGGTTGCCCTTACTCTAAATCCACCACCAATAAAAGTTGGTCCTGGTAggccaaggaagaagaggataaGGGATCCACATGAGGATCCAAAAAGGAGTGGGAAACTGACTAAACATGGGTTACAAATGACTTGCTCAGTTTGCAAGTCAAAGACTCATAACAAAAGAACCTGTCCTGATAAAGACAAGGCTATTGAACCACCAGCAAAAAGGGGTAGGGGAAGGCCAAGGGTGAATAATGTAGTGACTGAAGGTGATGCTTCAACATCTACCCCTCACCATACTGCTACTGCACATCCCACCAGAACTGGGAGAGGTGGAAAGACTGTAAGGACAGGAAGAGGTAGTTCAAGGGGTGGTTCAAGAGGTGGAGGAAGAGGGACAAGTAGAGGAAGAGGTGGCAGAGGAAGG GCACCACAAGGACTTGGAGTTTTATTTGATGACAATGGGAATGCATACACCAATGTACCAGGCAATACTAGAGGACCAGTGAGCATCAGTGGAGACCAAGGGCCAAGTACTCAGCCTACCCAAGCATCAATAAACCACCCATAA
- the LOC141611120 gene encoding auxin-responsive protein IAA18-like — translation MGEISPKLLDLMMNKRENECFYDHNPSSCDEKKLELKLGLPCEEDWQNKQVRERKKQDSLLSLNYLNNNGGGGGVRVQSQSTISQKRAAPTPVVGWPPIRSFRKNLASSSSGKSSAEPQTVIPSKPANEKRPAAENSNKGLFVKINMDGVPIGRKVDLNAYNCYDSLSSAIDTLFRGLLTALQVSSSAGGMEKKQNNEQKPITGLLDGTGEYTLVYEDNEGDRMLVGDVPWQMFVSTVKRLRVLKTSDLPTLRRVGKKDKLMVENASK, via the exons ATGGGTGAAATTAGTCCAAAATTGCTTGATTTaatgatgaacaaaagagaaaatgAGTGTTTTTATGATCATAATCCATCTTCATGTGATGAAAAGAAGCTTGAATTGAAGTTAGGTTTACCTTGTGAAGAAGATTGGCAGAACAAACaagttagagagagaaagaaacaagattcacttctctctctaaacTACCTTAACAacaatggtggtggtggtggtgttagAGTACAGTCACAGTCTACCATCTCTCAGAAAAG AGCTGCTCCTACTCCAGTTGTGGGTTGGCCTCCAATTCGATCGTTTAGGAAGAACCTAGCAAGCTCTAGCTCTGGTAAATCGAGTGCTGAACCACAGACTGTGATCCCAAGCAAGCCTGCGAATGAGAAACGACCTGCTGCTGAAAACTCGAACAAGGGTCTCTTTGTGAAGATTAATATGGATGGTGTCCCTATTGGTAGGAAAGTCGATCTGAATGCTTATAACTGCTATGATAGCCTCTCCTCTGCCATCGACACGCTTTTTAGAGGTCTTCTTACAG CGCTACAAGTCTCTTCGTCTGCTGGTGGGATGGAGAAGAAGCAGAACAATGAGCAGAAGCCGATTACTGGATTGTTAGATGGAACCGGGGAATATACTCTCGTTTATGAGGATAATGAAGGAGACAGGATGTTGGTTGGAGATGTCCCATGGCA gATGTTTGTATCAACTGTTAAGAGGCTACGGGTTTTGAAGACTTCTGACCTCCCTACACTGCGCC GTGTTGGTAAGAAAGACAAGCTGATGGTCGAGAATGCATCAAAGTGA